In Paenibacillus sp. G2S3, a single window of DNA contains:
- a CDS encoding DUF4350 domain-containing protein, which translates to MSLKFMRVKKRTSLALVILMLLSMIPQGLFLPKVAGAASAHVVISQVFGGGGNSGAPYSYDFIELYNPTDENVDLNDYAVQYASSAGKFTAITPLTGKVIKAHGFLLIQEKKGANTIAEFPVTADVTGSIDLAAKSGKVALANTQTAITGISDPAVVDFLGYGSDATEFEGAKTASLSNSTSAQRKSEDGSNSGPGKGAGLDTDNNSTDFIVASVLAPRNYDTPAVVITKSSQPLGQNIQFTNQGTVGTVTGDIASVTADTYVSLYLNDPSTGSVAVTNAVYADASGAFNNLTFDNTGGSTQVYLTAKDLDKSASNPVVIRLAAPSAALNPDKLNYYLDSQGGGRIVGVAGAAVPNSTIYSYNSSTNGNRYSNTADGKDYVVAGADGAFTFTLKGGSDDVYVSQLTVTSNGRNLEGPRTVVTKEDTSVITPIGTLRTNDSNGKSDKINQVFTIQGVVIGNNELTASNTFYMQDATGGIAVFGTLPTGVTVTQGDLVTVTGAIQFYNGLTEITPTKVVKNGKATLPTPTESTLLDLINYTKAEPLEGSLVQFTGKITNIPAMAGNGYNITVAETVTNKTITVRVTTASGIDVPTKLEKDLTYTFTGIFSQYVSGTTFKSGYQVFPRSIEDVKEVKELALTHQAITQAYANAEIQFAAKAKNADSVIIHYRTIGGVYASLPMNSTDGSSYTAHLNSSFVASGNSFEYYIEAKMGEVTKQSGTPDAPFKVSVVEDTFAPEFFEETPMSGTKIEDRQPVISVKYDEPSGLDASTLVVKLDGNTVPASINGDTIMITNSSELAISDHTVVVNVSDNKHNAGTYKWTFTITPIFTGGNHYRGTTHNHTNISHDAAGTPEDALKAAEAHNYDFFAFSDHSHDIDAAMVGSDTVDHKGQPERTGGADWKLTKDLAKQYTKNDSFVVFPAFEMTSTTWGHSNVFGTDNFIDRKQNSGQYQDLSKYYAWVLTYDDIVAQFNHPDMSANAFNNFAPYDKNVDKLFTMFEVGNGSGHYGYANAESKYFKALDLGWHVAPTYGEDNHDGTWGQTNARTVIVSDDLTQESLLQSMRNMRVYMSEDPNFTLDVLANGSYMGATVKGNTLNFSIAGKDDVAEDKSKPEYSYLSSSYKSDDRVAKVELITNGNKIIQTAKPMTKDFTWSPSVEVSGGQQWFVVKVTQMDGEQIYSAPIWSQDVTTDIKISGINIVGNSLVSGSPTTLEAGLTNLGSQDLSNLKVHFYYDVVDSAHLINEVVVPSVLSKGTATAQVLWSNPVQGNHKLIAVVDAPPGDSPDDNQFELEVTIKASLGIKVLIDASHKNENTSTDGSTYKDNLKSFTTQLRQEGYTVVENTGAITNATLTDVSVLMFTHPSAAVTDAESAAIADFVARGGSLFLTEKSNNGSSRPTISNDLLAKIGSTIQVSNDGIFDTSPEGNFWSQPVGTNTYTVRLHPGLVKNYITDRALTVEYYSGASLEKVGHEALVDTDKVTILVSGNETTYQDKIAAGGYVYDIIDDGIGGSAIPAIASEEVGKGRIIVSGMNFVNDKQLDESYNPKGNNELGLNSINWLAHRETKIDTIASLKTQPEGTAGVVEGTVVTGSDIFFDAFYVQDASGGIMAFKEVPEKSLVEGDTVRIYGKTKLFENNYELEFDSFAMDVIKTGHTDPVQPLTLTTEQANSDNNQGLLVKVAGKVISQFDENSYVIDDGSGPILVFADGYIVKQSGPVPVLAVGDTLIAVGITGKNTEGTRIRVRNTKELAKGTDEPTPTATVSPEPTQAPVVTPEPTATPTPTPTATSTPKPTATSTPKPTATATSTPEPTATSTPEPSASSTPTAIPTLTPEVTPSPTPDPTSPSSVWTPTPTATATATPVPASHSAQLDNVKIATKTELGKEGVTYDKVSIDTNSLTQALLGHSQVVLGIQGSTNPIQVQLPLQAFAPTDGSRLNSSLKIESNQFFYTLPSSVIPTAELLRSLGVDIKDITITIVISKVDEQQAGLINQAANQKSGSLLSPAFKFEITAEGNGKTIKLNNFGTTYVSRGIALDTALDPRVSTGVRFDEASGELVFVPTYFTVTGNKALADMKRNGNSIYTVIHSDVTFNDIKGHWAQSDIELLASKLIVKGETSTRFAPEQQITRAEFAALLVRSLGLDAQGTAVKFKDVKTSDWFYGAVAAATDAKIVNGLEDNSFHPLAPISREEMAVMTLRALTYAGYTSSASNSSNVLASYKDKGSIGSWAEAAVSELIANQVMNGMTETTFAPKALATRAQAVKILKQSLQSIKFIN; encoded by the coding sequence ATGAGTTTGAAGTTTATGAGAGTAAAAAAACGGACAAGTTTAGCATTGGTTATACTGATGTTATTGTCCATGATTCCACAAGGCTTGTTCTTGCCTAAGGTTGCAGGAGCTGCTTCTGCGCATGTGGTAATCAGTCAAGTTTTTGGTGGGGGAGGGAACTCAGGGGCTCCATATTCCTACGATTTTATCGAGCTATATAACCCTACCGACGAGAATGTAGATTTGAATGATTATGCAGTTCAATATGCTTCAAGTGCCGGAAAGTTCACGGCCATAACACCTTTAACAGGTAAAGTTATTAAAGCACATGGTTTTCTGCTGATTCAGGAGAAAAAAGGAGCCAATACAATTGCTGAATTTCCTGTTACAGCTGATGTAACAGGTTCTATTGATTTAGCTGCAAAATCCGGAAAGGTTGCACTCGCAAACACTCAGACTGCAATCACTGGGATCTCCGATCCAGCAGTCGTTGACTTCCTAGGATATGGTAGTGATGCTACCGAATTCGAAGGAGCAAAGACAGCTTCTCTAAGCAATTCAACAAGTGCACAACGTAAATCAGAGGACGGCAGCAACTCTGGACCAGGCAAAGGCGCTGGACTAGATACGGATAATAACAGTACGGATTTCATAGTGGCATCTGTACTTGCTCCAAGAAACTACGATACCCCTGCTGTTGTGATTACTAAAAGCTCGCAGCCTCTGGGACAAAACATTCAATTTACTAACCAAGGTACTGTAGGTACAGTTACTGGAGATATTGCGTCTGTTACAGCAGACACTTATGTATCCTTGTATCTAAATGATCCAAGTACAGGTTCAGTTGCGGTTACGAATGCTGTTTATGCAGATGCGTCAGGGGCATTTAACAATTTAACCTTTGATAATACAGGCGGCAGTACGCAAGTTTATTTAACGGCTAAAGATCTAGATAAAAGTGCAAGTAATCCTGTAGTTATACGTTTGGCTGCGCCAAGTGCAGCACTTAATCCGGACAAGCTTAACTATTATCTTGATTCCCAAGGTGGAGGTAGAATTGTAGGTGTGGCAGGTGCTGCTGTTCCTAATTCAACAATCTACAGCTACAATAGCTCCACAAATGGAAACAGATACTCCAATACAGCCGATGGAAAAGATTACGTTGTAGCAGGAGCAGATGGAGCTTTCACATTTACTCTTAAAGGCGGTTCAGATGATGTCTATGTATCACAGTTGACCGTAACCTCTAATGGTAGAAATTTGGAGGGGCCTAGAACTGTAGTTACAAAAGAAGACACATCGGTTATTACACCGATCGGCACGTTACGCACCAATGACAGCAATGGTAAATCAGACAAGATTAATCAAGTGTTTACCATTCAAGGTGTAGTTATCGGAAATAACGAATTGACTGCAAGTAATACGTTCTACATGCAAGATGCTACAGGAGGAATCGCGGTCTTTGGAACCCTTCCAACAGGCGTTACCGTCACACAAGGTGATTTAGTGACAGTAACAGGAGCGATTCAATTTTATAACGGATTAACTGAAATTACCCCAACGAAAGTTGTTAAAAATGGTAAGGCCACGCTTCCTACCCCAACAGAATCTACTTTGTTAGATCTAATCAATTACACAAAGGCAGAACCACTGGAAGGATCATTAGTACAATTCACAGGTAAAATCACTAACATTCCAGCAATGGCTGGTAATGGATATAACATTACGGTTGCAGAAACGGTTACGAATAAAACGATTACGGTTCGTGTCACTACAGCTAGTGGAATTGATGTTCCGACGAAGCTGGAGAAGGATTTAACTTACACATTTACCGGGATATTCAGTCAGTATGTGTCAGGTACTACTTTTAAGAGTGGGTATCAGGTATTTCCTAGGTCTATCGAAGATGTAAAAGAAGTTAAAGAACTTGCTCTTACGCATCAAGCGATTACACAGGCTTATGCGAATGCGGAAATTCAATTTGCCGCTAAAGCTAAAAATGCTGATTCTGTAATTATTCACTACAGAACCATTGGTGGGGTATATGCTTCATTACCAATGAATAGTACTGATGGCAGCAGCTACACAGCACATTTGAATTCTAGCTTTGTTGCTTCAGGTAATAGTTTTGAGTATTACATAGAAGCTAAGATGGGTGAAGTCACTAAGCAGTCGGGTACACCGGATGCACCCTTTAAAGTTTCTGTGGTTGAAGATACATTTGCACCTGAGTTTTTCGAAGAAACTCCAATGTCAGGTACGAAGATCGAAGATAGACAGCCAGTAATTTCCGTGAAATATGATGAACCAAGCGGTTTGGATGCATCCACATTAGTAGTCAAGCTGGATGGAAATACTGTTCCAGCTAGCATTAACGGAGATACCATTATGATTACTAATAGTAGCGAACTTGCGATTAGTGATCATACGGTTGTCGTGAATGTTAGTGATAACAAGCATAATGCGGGAACGTATAAATGGACCTTTACAATTACACCTATCTTTACAGGTGGTAACCACTATCGTGGAACCACTCATAATCACACGAATATTTCACATGATGCTGCGGGTACCCCTGAAGACGCTTTGAAGGCGGCCGAAGCACATAACTATGATTTCTTCGCTTTTTCAGACCATTCGCATGATATTGATGCTGCGATGGTAGGCTCGGATACCGTAGATCATAAAGGTCAACCGGAACGTACGGGTGGAGCAGATTGGAAATTAACGAAGGATCTAGCGAAGCAATACACTAAAAATGATAGCTTTGTTGTATTCCCAGCGTTTGAAATGACTTCAACTACTTGGGGTCACTCCAACGTATTTGGAACCGACAATTTCATTGATCGTAAGCAGAATTCAGGTCAATATCAAGATTTGAGTAAGTATTATGCATGGGTTTTGACGTATGACGATATCGTGGCCCAGTTCAATCATCCTGATATGTCAGCAAATGCATTTAATAACTTCGCACCCTATGATAAAAATGTTGATAAATTGTTCACCATGTTTGAAGTGGGGAATGGATCAGGTCACTATGGTTATGCGAATGCAGAGAGTAAATACTTCAAAGCACTGGATCTGGGATGGCATGTAGCCCCAACTTATGGTGAAGATAACCATGATGGTACATGGGGTCAGACCAATGCAAGAACAGTAATCGTATCCGATGATTTGACGCAGGAATCCTTGCTCCAGTCGATGCGTAATATGCGCGTGTACATGAGTGAAGATCCAAACTTTACGTTAGATGTTCTTGCGAACGGTAGTTACATGGGCGCAACAGTAAAGGGTAATACCCTTAACTTCTCCATCGCAGGAAAAGATGATGTTGCAGAAGATAAGAGCAAACCTGAATATAGTTACCTCAGCAGTTCTTATAAATCAGATGATCGTGTTGCTAAGGTAGAATTGATCACTAATGGCAACAAAATTATCCAAACAGCAAAACCAATGACCAAAGATTTCACTTGGAGTCCTTCTGTCGAAGTATCAGGCGGTCAACAATGGTTCGTTGTGAAGGTAACACAAATGGACGGAGAGCAAATTTATTCCGCACCAATTTGGTCACAAGATGTAACTACAGATATTAAGATCAGTGGTATTAATATTGTAGGCAACAGCTTGGTTTCCGGTAGTCCGACTACCTTGGAAGCGGGATTAACTAACCTTGGATCGCAGGATCTAAGTAATCTTAAAGTTCACTTCTATTATGATGTTGTTGACTCGGCTCATTTGATTAATGAAGTTGTAGTTCCTTCCGTATTATCAAAAGGTACGGCAACGGCGCAAGTATTATGGTCCAATCCAGTTCAAGGCAATCATAAATTAATTGCAGTTGTAGATGCGCCGCCTGGCGATTCACCAGATGATAATCAGTTCGAATTGGAAGTGACCATCAAGGCTTCCTTGGGAATTAAAGTATTGATCGATGCCTCGCATAAGAATGAGAACACATCGACCGATGGAAGCACGTATAAAGATAATCTGAAAAGCTTTACCACCCAACTTCGGCAGGAAGGTTACACTGTCGTAGAAAATACTGGAGCGATTACTAACGCGACGTTGACGGATGTAAGTGTCCTTATGTTTACACATCCTTCAGCTGCTGTAACGGATGCTGAAAGTGCGGCAATTGCTGATTTTGTAGCGCGTGGAGGCTCATTGTTCTTAACAGAGAAAAGTAATAACGGTAGTTCAAGACCTACCATCAGTAATGATCTACTAGCGAAGATAGGATCTACGATTCAGGTGAGTAATGACGGTATTTTTGATACCAGTCCTGAAGGTAACTTCTGGTCTCAACCTGTAGGAACGAACACATATACAGTTAGACTGCATCCAGGATTAGTGAAAAACTATATTACGGATCGTGCATTGACGGTAGAGTATTATAGTGGTGCTAGCTTGGAAAAAGTTGGACATGAAGCATTAGTAGATACGGATAAAGTAACCATCCTTGTATCAGGTAATGAAACGACATACCAAGATAAGATCGCTGCCGGCGGATACGTTTATGATATTATCGATGACGGTATTGGTGGCTCGGCAATTCCTGCAATTGCTTCAGAAGAAGTAGGGAAAGGGCGCATTATTGTCTCCGGCATGAACTTTGTGAATGATAAGCAATTGGATGAATCTTATAATCCTAAAGGTAACAATGAACTTGGATTGAATTCTATCAATTGGCTCGCTCACAGAGAAACGAAGATCGACACTATTGCTAGTCTTAAAACACAACCAGAAGGAACAGCTGGAGTAGTTGAGGGAACAGTCGTCACTGGCTCGGACATCTTCTTCGATGCGTTCTATGTTCAGGACGCTTCAGGGGGGATTATGGCCTTTAAAGAAGTTCCTGAGAAAAGTTTGGTTGAAGGGGATACAGTCAGAATTTACGGAAAGACGAAGCTATTCGAGAACAACTATGAGCTTGAATTTGATTCGTTCGCGATGGATGTGATTAAAACAGGACATACGGATCCGGTGCAGCCACTTACATTAACTACAGAACAGGCTAATTCGGATAATAATCAAGGGCTGCTAGTGAAGGTTGCAGGTAAGGTAATTTCTCAGTTTGATGAGAACTCCTACGTTATTGATGATGGATCTGGTCCAATTCTTGTTTTTGCGGATGGATATATCGTGAAGCAAAGTGGGCCTGTTCCGGTACTAGCTGTGGGTGATACACTGATCGCAGTAGGAATTACCGGTAAGAATACAGAAGGAACTCGTATCCGTGTGCGGAATACGAAGGAACTGGCTAAAGGTACAGATGAGCCAACACCTACGGCAACAGTATCACCAGAACCAACGCAAGCACCGGTTGTGACGCCAGAACCGACAGCAACGCCAACGCCAACACCGACAGCAACGTCGACACCTAAGCCAACAGCAACGTCGACGCCAAAACCAACAGCAACAGCAACGTCGACACCAGAACCGACAGCAACGTCGACGCCAGAACCGTCAGCATCATCGACGCCAACAGCAATACCAACGCTAACACCAGAGGTGACACCATCACCAACACCAGATCCAACGTCACCTAGCTCGGTGTGGACACCAACACCGACAGCAACTGCGACAGCTACACCAGTACCTGCTAGTCATTCAGCACAGTTGGATAACGTTAAGATTGCAACGAAAACTGAATTGGGTAAGGAGGGGGTGACGTACGATAAAGTATCTATTGATACGAATTCGCTCACTCAAGCCCTACTAGGTCATTCACAAGTGGTATTAGGAATTCAAGGTTCCACGAATCCTATTCAGGTTCAGCTTCCATTACAGGCATTTGCACCAACGGATGGTTCTAGATTGAACTCCAGTCTGAAGATTGAGAGTAATCAGTTCTTCTATACCCTTCCTTCAAGTGTGATTCCTACGGCAGAGTTATTAAGAAGTCTGGGTGTGGATATAAAAGATATCACCATCACTATAGTGATTTCTAAAGTGGATGAACAACAAGCCGGTCTTATTAATCAAGCAGCCAACCAAAAGAGTGGCAGCTTGCTAAGTCCAGCATTTAAGTTTGAAATCACCGCTGAAGGTAATGGCAAGACGATTAAGCTTAATAACTTTGGTACGACTTATGTATCCAGAGGGATAGCGCTGGATACAGCACTTGATCCACGGGTTAGTACCGGAGTCCGTTTTGACGAAGCAAGTGGAGAGCTTGTATTCGTGCCTACTTACTTTACAGTAACAGGAAACAAAGCTTTGGCAGACATGAAACGAAATGGAAACAGCATCTACACAGTCATTCACTCTGATGTTACGTTTAATGATATTAAAGGTCATTGGGCGCAGAGCGATATTGAACTTCTTGCTTCTAAATTAATTGTTAAGGGTGAAACCTCTACACGTTTTGCACCTGAACAGCAAATTACACGAGCGGAGTTCGCAGCCTTACTTGTACGGTCACTTGGGCTCGATGCTCAAGGGACAGCTGTGAAGTTCAAGGATGTGAAGACAAGTGATTGGTTCTATGGCGCTGTTGCCGCGGCAACAGATGCGAAGATTGTAAATGGGCTTGAAGATAACAGCTTCCACCCATTAGCACCGATCAGCCGTGAAGAAATGGCAGTGATGACGCTTCGTGCACTGACCTATGCAGGCTATACTTCATCTGCATCGAACTCAAGTAATGTTTTAGCTTCATATAAAGATAAAGGATCTATTGGAAGCTGGGCTGAAGCAGCTGTCTCCGAATTAATCGCTAACCAGGTTATGAATGGGATGACAGAGACTACCTTCGCTCCTAAAGCGTTGGCAACTCGTGCACAAGCGGTTAAGATTCTTAAACAATCTCTACAATCCATTAAATTCATAAACTAA
- a CDS encoding GNAT family N-acetyltransferase, which produces MNNRVGFESTKRDLFTIECEDILLREFRVEDLDEFHALTTQPEIIEFLPDWNVPKEQRLDWLINYEIKENQQFLQAVSADGNIGELRLRLGIILKETNEFIGWCCTGMKDELPAPNREIMYAISKDHRGKGYTTQAAKGLIKYLFEHTSTDVLNAIALVHNTPSNRVIQKCDFDLINEITIENESYNYYQLSKR; this is translated from the coding sequence ATGAATAACCGTGTAGGTTTCGAATCAACAAAACGCGATTTATTTACAATTGAATGTGAAGATATCCTGTTACGAGAGTTTAGAGTGGAGGATTTAGACGAGTTTCACGCACTTACCACGCAGCCTGAAATCATAGAATTTCTGCCCGACTGGAATGTCCCTAAAGAACAACGGCTAGATTGGTTAATAAACTATGAAATAAAAGAAAACCAACAGTTTCTACAAGCGGTCTCAGCGGATGGAAATATCGGGGAGCTTCGTCTTCGTTTAGGCATTATTTTAAAAGAGACGAATGAGTTTATCGGTTGGTGCTGTACAGGAATGAAGGATGAATTACCCGCTCCGAACAGAGAAATCATGTATGCCATATCCAAGGATCATCGCGGCAAAGGATATACCACACAAGCTGCCAAGGGGTTAATTAAGTATTTGTTTGAGCACACCTCTACCGATGTATTAAACGCTATTGCGCTGGTACACAATACACCCTCAAATAGAGTCATACAAAAATGTGACTTCGACTTAATTAATGAAATTACGATTGAAAATGAAAGTTATAATTATTACCAGCTTTCCAAGCGGTAA
- a CDS encoding alpha-L-arabinofuranosidase C-terminal domain-containing protein yields the protein MNNDNSNKSINGNLIAHYKFDNPNHVGQDYSGNGNDGTALGTKLPSIQTVAGRSAVSLAGGEHGTSYISLPDDLLKEVSDQTGITISTWMHVSTAGSLWERLFDFGKGETGPYIFLTRNFRGSCFAGEDLVADPGKSFAAGEWVHVAFAVTGTKGGTLSSAGPVMYVNGEIVADGMISQTSSGTYAKLRTWFATFEDQVNYSNNTIGKSQYAADVDFGGSLSDFRVYKAGLTQDEVIEIMCESLTDEDIVKLAKDKYLTFTSSIITKDIELPASLMGGKVDVSWVSSDSAIISNTGVVNKTVQSAQGVTLTAVLKKGDSTVEKSFTVSVLPDGLPPYTLTIDGNHEILDVSEVLYGLFYEDINNAADGGIYAELVQNRSFESFAFDSYSHVCGVHGTSTGRNYTPLHAWSGDTDKMTVHHTGGLNDFFGIEDKDMNAHYVTVADGATIKNRGFADSNQHCSMFIKKDAKYNFTIWAKAEAAGTITLQLLDKEGKAISDTTVVEVTGDGNWKKYGVESKLVLTGSETVLGQLALTFNGEISIDMVSLMPEDVWGAGEEERSATAHANYKGNSNYRLRKDLVNALVDLHPTFLRFPGGCISEGSHIWENVYDWKESVNDIELRKENYNVWGYMMTMGLGYMEYFQLAEDLNATPLPVMACGVLCQARSDYANPAGGALRDYYVKNFTDLIDFAISMDFDNNEWAALRKNMGHEAAFDLRYLGVGNENWGTEFFANFEYFKTTIDEYMVKNYPDHELTILSTVGAQADDDAYQQGWKFLSGNLQGSEQISFTDGTSSIEETVTWYEKQKNYMDTIADEHYYRSNEYLLENGDRYNYYYRAYKEDGSLDEAETSKVFVGEYASTDKNTLAGAIAEAAIMSSFENNSDVIRLAATAPLFNKVLTDGTYRWTPDCIWFDDETVWYTPNYYVQQLYAKYLGTKVVGTSFSTYRNGEKVELIPHGGIEVAAGKASVVVKRVKVTSNTDGSVLLEQDFTQPLHEAWKVIPGSAGYTIDPSKGLVLKAQNSGLNGLYILNDVWTNYKVEVVAEKASGEDGFYVGAGLTEISPENKDVIEYAIGYNGDATGVKVHKQGIEAYTLGDYSSSTAAGNLRASCYQELADHTEYTITVNYGGADGKHLICSYTDGKTTSKVLDYKLEAYNREVYNSVTKDDKHLYVKLVNADRVEKSTQLDLKGLSVAATGKWITLTGDASLVYTPNVNRKNDEKVTPVEKEIVFDKDTAIVNLAAHSVNVIVLDLI from the coding sequence ATGAACAATGACAACAGTAACAAATCTATTAATGGTAATTTGATAGCGCATTATAAGTTTGATAATCCCAATCATGTGGGTCAGGATTACTCAGGGAATGGGAATGATGGAACCGCTTTAGGCACTAAGCTGCCATCCATTCAGACTGTAGCAGGTAGAAGTGCTGTTTCGTTAGCGGGTGGAGAACATGGCACATCCTATATTTCGTTGCCAGATGATCTCCTTAAAGAGGTAAGCGACCAAACGGGCATTACTATCTCGACATGGATGCATGTAAGTACTGCCGGGAGCTTATGGGAAAGACTGTTCGATTTCGGCAAAGGTGAGACAGGACCTTATATTTTCTTAACACGAAATTTCCGGGGAAGTTGCTTTGCTGGGGAAGATTTAGTTGCAGATCCCGGGAAATCCTTTGCTGCTGGTGAATGGGTGCACGTCGCTTTTGCAGTCACAGGCACAAAAGGTGGAACACTTAGCAGCGCAGGACCTGTGATGTATGTCAATGGTGAGATCGTTGCGGATGGAATGATAAGTCAGACCTCTAGCGGTACATATGCTAAGCTACGTACGTGGTTTGCTACATTTGAGGATCAAGTGAATTATAGTAACAATACGATCGGCAAGTCCCAGTACGCTGCAGATGTAGATTTTGGCGGTTCTCTTTCGGACTTCCGTGTATATAAAGCAGGATTAACACAGGACGAAGTCATTGAGATTATGTGTGAGTCTTTGACTGATGAAGATATCGTGAAGCTCGCTAAAGATAAATATTTAACCTTCACTAGCTCGATCATCACCAAAGATATCGAATTGCCAGCTTCGCTCATGGGTGGAAAAGTTGACGTGTCCTGGGTATCCAGCGATTCGGCGATTATTTCTAATACGGGTGTTGTGAACAAAACCGTCCAATCTGCTCAAGGCGTAACACTTACAGCAGTTTTGAAAAAAGGTGACAGTACCGTAGAAAAGAGCTTCACTGTCTCTGTGCTCCCAGATGGTTTGCCACCGTACACCTTAACGATCGATGGAAACCATGAGATTTTGGATGTTAGCGAAGTTTTATATGGCCTCTTCTATGAGGATATTAATAATGCAGCAGATGGTGGAATTTATGCAGAGCTAGTGCAGAATCGTTCCTTTGAGTCGTTTGCTTTTGACAGCTATTCGCATGTATGTGGTGTGCACGGGACTTCAACAGGAAGAAATTATACACCTCTTCATGCTTGGTCCGGTGACACGGACAAAATGACGGTTCATCATACAGGCGGCTTGAACGATTTCTTCGGAATCGAAGATAAAGATATGAATGCGCATTATGTGACAGTGGCAGATGGCGCGACGATTAAGAATAGAGGCTTTGCAGATTCCAATCAGCACTGCTCGATGTTTATTAAGAAGGATGCTAAGTATAACTTCACGATTTGGGCGAAGGCAGAGGCAGCGGGAACAATCACCCTGCAATTGCTCGACAAAGAGGGTAAAGCCATTAGTGATACAACGGTAGTTGAGGTGACCGGTGACGGTAACTGGAAGAAGTATGGTGTAGAGTCTAAGCTAGTATTAACAGGATCTGAAACTGTACTCGGTCAGCTGGCGTTAACCTTTAACGGTGAGATTTCCATTGATATGGTCTCCTTAATGCCGGAAGATGTTTGGGGCGCTGGGGAAGAAGAACGTTCTGCTACAGCTCACGCTAACTATAAGGGGAATTCGAACTATAGATTAAGAAAAGACTTAGTGAATGCGCTTGTTGATCTTCATCCTACATTCTTACGTTTCCCGGGGGGCTGTATTTCTGAAGGCTCTCACATTTGGGAGAATGTGTACGATTGGAAAGAGTCTGTCAACGATATTGAGCTTCGCAAAGAGAACTATAATGTATGGGGCTATATGATGACCATGGGTCTTGGATATATGGAGTATTTCCAATTAGCTGAGGATTTGAACGCAACACCACTTCCAGTTATGGCCTGCGGCGTACTCTGTCAAGCTCGTTCGGATTATGCGAATCCAGCTGGCGGTGCGTTAAGAGATTATTATGTGAAGAACTTTACGGATCTGATTGATTTCGCGATTAGCATGGATTTTGACAATAACGAGTGGGCCGCTTTGCGTAAAAATATGGGCCATGAAGCAGCGTTTGACCTGCGTTACTTGGGCGTGGGGAATGAAAACTGGGGAACAGAGTTTTTTGCCAACTTCGAGTATTTTAAAACAACGATTGATGAATATATGGTGAAAAACTACCCTGATCATGAACTGACCATTCTTTCTACGGTTGGAGCACAAGCAGATGATGATGCCTATCAACAAGGCTGGAAATTCCTAAGCGGAAATCTACAGGGCTCGGAACAGATCAGCTTCACGGATGGAACATCGAGTATTGAAGAGACGGTTACCTGGTATGAGAAACAAAAAAACTACATGGATACGATTGCGGACGAGCATTACTACCGTTCCAACGAGTATTTGTTAGAGAATGGGGATCGCTACAATTACTATTACAGAGCCTATAAAGAAGACGGCAGCTTGGACGAGGCTGAAACTTCGAAGGTTTTTGTGGGTGAATATGCATCGACAGATAAAAATACATTGGCAGGAGCGATTGCTGAGGCAGCGATTATGTCCAGCTTCGAGAATAACTCTGATGTGATTAGACTAGCGGCAACAGCACCGTTGTTCAATAAGGTACTTACAGATGGTACTTATAGATGGACACCAGATTGTATTTGGTTTGATGATGAAACTGTATGGTACACGCCGAACTATTATGTTCAACAGCTATATGCTAAATATCTCGGCACCAAAGTAGTTGGCACATCGTTCTCGACATACCGCAACGGTGAAAAGGTAGAACTCATTCCTCACGGCGGTATTGAAGTGGCTGCTGGAAAAGCATCTGTGGTTGTGAAGCGAGTGAAGGTTACTTCGAATACGGATGGTAGCGTTTTGTTAGAGCAAGATTTCACCCAGCCGCTGCATGAAGCTTGGAAGGTCATTCCTGGGTCTGCCGGATATACGATTGATCCTTCCAAAGGTCTAGTCTTGAAGGCACAGAATAGCGGACTGAACGGATTGTATATCCTTAATGACGTTTGGACTAATTATAAAGTAGAGGTTGTAGCTGAAAAAGCTTCTGGCGAAGATGGCTTCTATGTAGGCGCAGGTCTGACAGAAATCTCACCGGAAAATAAAGATGTTATCGAATATGCGATTGGCTATAACGGCGATGCCACAGGAGTTAAGGTGCACAAGCAAGGAATTGAGGCTTATACGCTCGGCGATTATTCCTCTAGTACCGCTGCTGGTAACCTCAGAGCTAGTTGCTATCAAGAGCTAGCGGATCATACGGAATATACCATCACTGTTAATTATGGTGGAGCAGACGGTAAGCATTTGATTTGCTCTTATACAGATGGCAAGACGACAAGTAAAGTGCTTGATTATAAGCTAGAAGCGTATAACAGAGAAGTATACAATTCCGTTACTAAAGATGATAAGCATCTTTATGTGAAGCTTGTGAATGCGGATCGTGTAGAAAAATCAACACAACTTGATCTAAAAGGCTTAAGCGTAGCTGCTACCGGTAAATGGATTACTTTAACGGGAGATGCTTCGCTCGTTTACACACCTAATGTGAACAGAAAAAATGATGAGAAGGTTACTCCAGTTGAAAAAGAAATCGTATTTGATAAAGACACTGCAATTGTAAATCTAGCTGCCCATTCTGTGAACGTGATTGTTTTGGATCTTATTTAA